The sequence GCCTCCTCCCGCAGCGGCGCGAGCAACGCGCGTTCCGCTGTGATGCCGTCAACCAGCCGCCCGTCGCCCTGCATCGGGTGGCCGCGCCGCACCTGCTCGAAGCGGCGCACCAGCACCGGGTCGGTCGCCTCCAGGAACAGCACCCTCGGCTTGTACCCGCGTGCGTCGAGGTCCTTGATCACCGAGGCGAGGTCGTCGGTGAACGCGCGGGACCGCACGTCCATGACCACGGCCACCTTGGTGATGGCGCCCCTCGCCTGCGCGCCGAGCTCCACCATCGTGGAGATCAGCTCCGGTGGCAGGTTGTCCACCACGAACCAGCCAAGGTCTTCGAGACACTTGGCCGCGGTGCTGCGTCCCGCGCCGGAAAGGCCGGTGACGACAGCGACCTCCATACCGGAACCCCGCTCACCCGACGCCCTCGCGCCGATGTCGGATTCGGTCACGTCTGCGACTCCCCTCTGCTGTCGGTGCGCTCCCCCGCGAGCGCGGTATGCACGGCCTCCGCCGTGCGGGTGCCGAAGCCCGGCACCTGTGCGATCTCGGCCACCGTGGCCTGCCTCAGCTTCTTCACCGAGCCGAAGTGTTTGATCAGAGCGGTCTTCCGCGCCTGCCCGAGACCGGGTATCCCGTCGAGGGCCGAAGCCTGCACCCGCTTCGAACGCTTCTGCCGCTGGTAGGTGATCGCGAACCGGTGTGCCTCGTCCCTCACCCGCTGGAGAAGGTACAGCGCGTCCGACGTCCTCGGCAGGATGACCGGATCGGCTGAGTCACCACTGCCCGCGGGCAACCACACCTCTTCGAGCCGCTTGGCGAGCCCGACGACGGCGACGTCGGTGATCCCGAGCTCGGCGAGCACGTCGGCCGCTGCCGTGGCTTGCGCCCCCGCCCCGTCCACCACCAGCAGGTTGGGAGGGTAGGCGAACTTACGCGGGCGCCCTGTCGCAGGGTCGAGAGCCTGCCCTGCTCCACTCGCGACGCCGCCTGCCTCCGGGGTCTCCGGGATTCCCGGGGCCTGCGAGGTTTCCGGGGTCTCCGGGGTTTCCGCCGTCTCCTTCAGGTATCTCGAGAACCGGCGTCGCACGACCTCGGCGATGGCGGCCACGTCCCCCTCGGAGGCGGCCTCGCGCAGCGCGAACCGGCGGTACTCGGACTTGCGCGGCAGCCCGTCCTCGAACACCACGAGCGAGGCCACCACGTCGGTTCCGGCGAGGTGGCTGATGTCCACGCACTCGATGCGCAGCGGCGCGCTGTCGAGGTCGAGGTATTCCTGAAGTTCGGCCAGTGCCGCCGACCGCGCGGTGAGGTCGCCTGCCCTGCGCAGTTTGTGCTGGGTGAACGCCTCCACCGCGTTGCGGGCCACCGTGTCGGCCAGCGCGCGCTTGTCGCCGCGCTGCGGAACCCTCAGCCGGACCCGCGAGCCGCGCAGACCGGACAACCACTCCTCCACCGCGTCGGGATCGGACGGCAGCTCCGGCACGAGCACTTCCCGTGGCACGACGGTGCCCACCTGGTCGGTGCCGCCCTCGGCGGACGTCTCGGCGGCCAGTTCGGTCTGCTCGGCGTAGAACTGCGAGAGGAACTGCTCCACCAGCGCGGGCACGTCCATCTCATCGACCTTGTCGATCACCCAGCCACGCTGGCCCCTGACCCGCCCACCCCGCACATGGAAGATCTGCACAGCCGCTTCGAGTTCGTCGTGGGCGAAGGCGATGACGTCGGCGTCGGTGCCGTCGCCGAGCACCACGGCCTGCTTCTCCATCGCCCTGCGCAGCGCGCCGAGGTCGTCGCGAAGCCGGGCGGCCCGCTCGAACTCCAGCGCCTCGGACGCCTCGGCCATCTCCCGCTCAAGCCTGCGGATCATGACGTCGGTGCGGCCGGCGAGGAAGTCGCAGAACTCCTCGACGATCTCGCGGTGTTCCTCGGCCGACACCCTGCCGACGCACGGCGCCGAGCACTTGCCGATGTAGCCGAGCAGGCACGGCCTGCCGATCTGGGCGTGCCTGCGGAACACACCTGCCGAGCACGTCCGCGCGGGGAACACCCTGAGCAACAAATCGAGCGTCTCGCGGATCGCCCAGGCGTGCGCGTAGGGGCCGAAGTAGCGCACGCCTTTCTTCCTCGGGCCCCGGTAGACGTGCAGGCGGGGGAACTGCTCGTTCAACGTCACCGCGAGCACCGGATACGACTTGTCGTCGCGGTAGCGGACGTTGAACCTCGGGTCGAACTCCTTGATCCAGTTGTATTCGAGCTGGAGTGCCTCCACCTCGGTGCCCACCACGGTCCACTCGACGCTCGCCGCCGTGGTGACCATCTGCCGGGTCCTCGGATGCAGGCCGGAGAGGTCGGCGAAGTAGGAGTTCAGCCTGCTGCGCAGGCTCTTCGCCTTGCCGACGTAGATGACCCGGCTACTCGCGTCGCGGAACTTGTACACGCCGGGCGAGTCGGGGATGGTTCCCGGCGCGGGTCGGTAGGTGGAAGGGTCGGCCACGCCGTCCAGCCTATGGCTCCCCGGCGACAAGTCCGATCGGCCCCTTCCCATGATCCGCCTGCGGCCACCGCGCGGCGCGAGGACTATCCCCAGTCGCAGGAATAGCCGTAGTGTCCCGTGCCGACCGGATGCCCCGCAGGAAGCGGCTCGCCCGTCAAGGGCGGGATCTCGATGGCGTCCCATTCGATCGTGCCATCGGCGTTGACATGCTCATCGAGGCGGATGACGCGGTCTGTCCGACCGGGCGAGTGGATGAAGAGGCACAGGTCGCCCGTAGGAGGTTCTCCTGTCTCCGCGATGGCCGACGCGAGGAGCCAGGAGGCAGCCCAGCGCACCTCGTCCGGATGGGTGCTGACGACCGTTTCGGAATACTCGAACGAGCCTGACGCCTCGGCCAGATGAAGTTCGTAATACGAGAAAGGACACGCCCCCTCAACGGCATCGCTGTCGTCGGCCCACATCTGTAGAGCAGCGACACCGGCCAGGGCAGCAGGGTCGCCGGGGGCGGCTTTCAGAACTCGTTCGTAGAGGGCGCGGGCCTCGTCTCGCCTGCGTGCCAGGGTGTCCTCGTTCTCGCCATGTGCCTCCGCATGGTCTTCATCGATCTTCCAGTACGCGATCTGCTGGACGAGTCTCCCGGCGAGCAGGGTGGCGGCGAGCCGATCGTCGGGCCGAGCGCGCAGGGCGGCACGAAGCCATGGTTCCTCCGGCCAGAAGAGCGTGCCCATGTCGCCGAGGTGCTCCTCGGAGTCGGCCCGAAGCAGGCACAGCAGGCGCCCCAGCTCACGAGCTGCGTCCGGATCCCCTTCGGTGGCTGCGGCACGCGGACTTTCGATCTTCTTCTCGATGATCGTCACGACTCGATACCCTAGCGACTTCGGCCATTTGTTCGATCCATCCGACCGCCGACGACGAGCCATCGAAAACCGGCAGGCGGTTGCCGCAGGGCCACCCCGCACTTCCTCTGCCCGGCACAACCTCATCGAAAGGGAGTGATCCGAGATGACGAGATCCGCCTCCGACAGCCCCGCCGTATAGGGCGTTATACGAGAGGGTTGGGGGCTGGAGGTCCGGCGTGTGCGATTCTCGCGGCATGCGCATCGCGACGTGGAACGTCAACTCGATCACCGCCCGGCTGCCGCGAGTGCTCGCCTGGCTGCGCTCCGCCCAGCCCGACGTGGTGTGCCTCCAGGAACTGAAGTGCGGCGCCGACGCGTTCCCGCGTGACGAGATCACCGAACTCGGCTACGACATCGCCTGCCATGGCTCCGGCCGCTGGAACGGTGTCGCCGTGCTCTCCCGCATCGGGCTCGACGACCTCACCCGTGGACTGATCGACGAGCCGTCCTACGACGGTGAGATCGAACCCCGCGCCATCGGCGCCACCTGCGACGGCGTCCGCGTGTGGTCGGTGTACGTGCCCAACGGCCGCGAACCCGGCCACCCGCACTACGCCTACAAACTGCGCTGGCTCGCCGCCCTGCGCGAGACCGTGCTCGCCGAGAACGAGCCCGGCAGGCCGTTCGCGGTGCTCGGCGACTTCAACATCGCGCCCACCGACGACGACGTGTGGGACATTTCGGCGTTCACCGGCTCCACGCACGTCACCGAACCGGAACGCGACGCACTGGCGGCCCTGCGTGAGGCCGGCCTTTCCGACGTGGTGCCCAGGCCGCTGAAGTACGACTATCCCTACACGTACTGGGACTACCGGCAGCTCGCGTTCCCGAAGAACCGCGGCATGCGCATCGACCTCGTCTACGCCTCCGGCGCGTTCGCCGACGCCGTGACCGACGCCTACGTCGATCGGGAAGAGCGCAAGGGCAAGGGCGCCTCCGACCACGCGCCCGTCGTCATGGATCTCGCGCCGCACTCCACACCGTGAGAACCGCACTCCTCGCTGACCGCCGCACGGAGCAACTCCACCGTGCGCGTCGCGGCGAGATGGTCGGCGACGGCCTTCCTGACGGCCACGCTGATCCGCCGCACCGGCGCCGGTGCCACCACCGGCCGTGAGGTCAACCCCTGGGGCAGCTCGCCGCGCGCCAGCCTCGGCAGAACGGTGATCCCCATCCCGCTGACCACGAAGGGGATCGCCGTCCGGTAGTCGCGCATCTCGACCGAGAACCGGGGCGCGAATCCCACCTCCGCGCACGCCGTGAGCAGGATCTCCCTACAGGCACCGTGGCTGATGTCGTTGTCGATCCACGGACGGTCGGCCAGCTCGGCCAGCGGCACCGACGCCCCCTCCGCGAGCGGGTCGTCGTCCCGCACCACCACCTCGTAGGGGTCATCGACCAGCGGGTACACGATCGTGCCAGCAGGCCGCGCGCCCCGCGTCTCGACGAACACCTCCACATCGAGATCGGCGGGCCGCTCGTCGAGCACCTCGGTCCATCGCAGGTCGAGACGCAGTTCGGGGAACTCCCGCCTCAGCACGGTCACCACGGAGGGCAGCCACGCCGCGCCCGCCGAGGCGAAGTACCCGATGGACAACACGCCGGTGCGGCCCGCGCGCAGATCCCTGGCGAGGCCGTCGAGGCGGCTCAGCTCCCGGAACAACGCCTCCGACTCCTCGGCCAGCGTGCGCCCCGCCGTGGTCGGCTCGATGCCGCGGCCGACCCGGTCCACCAGCCGCAGTCCCGTCTCCTGTTGCAGCGCCGCCAGTTGCTGGCTCACCGCCGACGGCGTGTAACCCAGAGCGGCGGCGGCCTCCCGGATCGATCCCTTCGCCACCACGGCCCTCAACACGCGCAAACGACTCACGTCCGGCACGGCACGACAGTACAGCCCTGCTAAACGGTGATACAGGATTAGTCGCTTGTCCTTCCGGTTCGGCGCCGGTGACGATGACGGTCGTGACCCAGCTGCTCTCCCGCTCCCGCACTCCCCGCTCCGACACCACGAAGGCCGCGCTGGCCGCCGTGGTGACGATGGTGTTGTGGTCCTCGGCGTTCGTGGCCATCCGCGCCATCGGCGACGTGCTCTCCCCCGCACCGCTCGCGCTGCTCCGCCTCGTCGTCGCCGCCGCGACGCTCACCGTGCTCATCGGTGTCAGCTCCCGGCGCCTTCCACCGCTCCCCCGCGACCGCACCTCGTGGCTGCTCGTCATCGCCTACGGCGTCCTGTGGCTGTGCTGCTACACCGTCGCCCTCAACGCCGCCGAGCTGCACCTCGACGCCGGCACGGCCGCACTGCTGGTGAACATCGCCCCGATCCTCATCACCTTCGGGGCGGGGCTCGTGCTCGGCGAGGGCTTCCCGCGCCCGCTCATCGTCGGCGGCGCCGTCGGACTGTCCGGCATCGTCATCATCGGGCTCGGCACCGAGACCGAGGGCGACTGGATCGGCGTCGCGTTGTGCCTGCTCGCCGCCGTGCTGTACGCGGGTGGTGTGCTCATCCAGAAGACCGCGATGCGGCACGTCGATGCCACGGCCATCACCTGGCTGGGCTGCCTTATCGGCGCCGCGGCCCTGCTGCCGTGGACGCCGCAGCTCGTCACCGAGGTCGCGGCCGCCCCCGCCTCCGCCGTGCTCGGCGCCGTCTACCTCGGGATGTTCCCCACCGCGATCGGGTTCAGCACCTGGGCCTACGCCCTCAAACGCACCGACGCGGGCAAGCTCAGCGTCTCCACGTACGCCGTGCCCGCCATCTCGGTGGTGCTGTCGTGGGCGCTCCTGCACGAAGTCCCCACCGTGTACGGCCTGGTGGGCGGGGCGGTCTGCCTGGCGGGGGTCGCCCTGTCGCGTTACCGTCCCCGCGCGGCGAAGGCCGGGAAGTCAGGCCCCACCACGGCGGAGCCTGCGCCCTGAATCCTTCTGAATCCTCAGTCGCGGTGCGCGGCGCTGTGGAGGCGCCGCAGCGCGCGCACCGCCGCAACGGCACGCTCCCGGTCAACGGCCTGGATCGCCATCATCGAGTAGTACTCGTAGTCGGGCAGTTCGAGCCGCGCGAAGGACGCGCCGTCGGGGAAGCTCACCGACAGCACCTCGTCCCAGCCGAACGTCCTCGACACACCGATGTTGCGCACGTGAACACCGTCGCTGTCGGCCCGCACCCTCGGCGTGGCGAACAGCATCGCGGCACCCGCGAGGAACACGCCGACGCCGATCATCGCGATCTGGTCGCTGACCATGAAGATCACGCCGGTGTCCTGCGAGCGCAGCAGCACCGCCACGGTGACGAACACCGCCAGCAGCAGCACCGCCAACGCCCCCGACATCCACACCACGCGGTGCGGCCGGATCACCACGGCGCCGTCGGTACCCTCGGTGCCCGCGGTGTTCTCGGTCTGCTTCCCGTCCGTCATGTCCGCCACCCGGCTCACACGAAACCTCGCTCCGTCCACGGCTGACGCAGGCCACGCAACACGTTGGCGGTGGTCAGCGCGGCCACCGTCGCCTCCCGTCCCTTGTCCTCCTTCGAGGACGGCAGTCCAGCCCTCGCCAATGCCTGCTCCTCGGTGTCACATGTCAGCACGCCGTTGCCCACGGGGGTGCTCTCGTCCAGCGCGACCCTGGTCAGGCCCGCCGTCACCGACTCGCACACGTAGTCGAAATGCGGCGTGTCGCCCCGGATCACCACGCCGAGCGCGACGACCGCGTCGTGGCCCCGCGCGAGCGCCTGCGCCACTACCGGCAACTCGACGGCCCCCGCCACCCGCAGCACCGTCGGCTCCTCGGCCAGTTTCACCTCGGCCGCCGTGCGCAGCGCGGAGGCCAGCAGGCTGTCCGTGATCCGCGTGTGCCAGCGGGTGGCGACGATCGCCAGCCGGAGGTTCTCGCACTCCCGCAGTTCCTGCCCCTCGTCGGGGCGGCCTTCTCCACTCATGCTCCACCCGTCACTGCGCCGTCGTCCTGCCCCCGGCCGGTGCGGTCGGCGTCGGCGACCTCCGCTCCGACCTCGTCGAACTGCTCCAGCTGGGACAATTCGTGGCCCATCCTGTCACGCTTCGTTGTGAGGTAACGCAGGTTCTCCGGATTGGGTGAGATCGGCAGCGGAACCCTGCCGACCACCCGCAACCCGTAGCCTTCGAGGCCGACTCGCTTGGCGGGGTTGTTGGTGAGCAGCCGCATCGACCGCACACCGAGATCGCACAGGATCTGCGCGCCCGTGCCGTAGTCGCGGGCGTCGGCGGGAACCCCGAGCGCCAGGTTGGCGTCCACCGTGTCCGCCCCGGCATCCTGCAACTGGTAGGCCTGCAACTTGTGCAGCAGCCCGATGCCCCTGCCCTCGTGGCCGCGCACGTAGAGCACGACACCCCGGCCCTCGGTGGCCACCGCTTCCAGCGCCGCGTTCAGCTGAGGGCCGCAGTCACAGCGCAGCGACCCGAACACGTCGCCCGTCAGGCATTCGGAGTGGACGCGGACGAGGATGTCCTCGCCGTCGCCGATGTCGCCGTAGACGAACGCGATGTGCTCGATGCCGTCGAGCAGGCTGTCGTACCCGATGGCCCTGAACGTGCCCGCCGCCAGCGGGATGCGGGCCTCAGCCACGCGCTCGACCTGCTTCTCCGTGCGCCTGCGGTAGGCGATGAGGTCGGCGATCGTGATCAGTTGCAGATCGTGCTCCGCCGCGAACACCTCCAGCTCGTCGCGGCGGGCCATGTCGCCCTCGTTCTTCTGCGACACGATCTCGCACAGCACACCCGCCGGTGCGAGCCCCGCCATCCTGGCCAGATCCACGGCGGCCTCCGTGTGCCCCGGCCTGCGCAGCACACCGCCGTCCTTCGCGCGCAGCGGCACCACGTGCCCCGGCCTTCGCAGGTCGGACGGCGTGGACTTCGGGTCGGCCAGCAGCCGGATCGTGTGGCTGCGGTCGGCTGCGGAGATGCCGGTGCCGATGCCCTCGGCCGCGTCCACCGTGACCGTGTACGCGGTGCCGCGCCGATCCTCGTTCGCGTGGTACATCGGCGGGAGGTTCAGCCGGTCGCAGTCCTCGCCGGTCAGCGACACGCACACGTAGCCGGACGTGTACCGCACCATGAACGCGAGCAGCTCCGGCGTCGCACACTCGGCCGCGAAGATCAGGTCTCCCTCGTTCTCGCGGTCCTCGTCGTCCACCACCACCACAGGGCGGCCGTTCGCGATGTCCTCGATGGCCCTCTCGATGGACTCGACGTCCACCGACGGCGCGGGCTCCGTCATCGTCACCTGTCCTCCTCGCCCCTGCCATTCTCCACCGCTGCCGGGGGCAGGTGGACGGCGGCCAGCTTCTCGACGTACTTCGCGAGCACGTCAACCTCAAGGTTCACGGCGTCACCGGGCTGGTTCCGGCCCAGCGTGGTGGCGCGCAACGTGGTGGGGATGAGCGCGACGGCGAACTCGTCCGCCGACACCTCGGCCACCGTGAGCGAAACCCCGTCCACCGTGATCGACCCCTTCTCGACGACGTAGCGCGACAGCCGGGGAGGGTAGGCGAAGCGGGTGAGGCCGTCGGAATCGCGCGAGAGGAAGGTCCCGGTGCCATCGACGTGTCCCTGCACGATGTGCCCGGAGAACCGGCCGTCGGCCGCCATCGCCCGCTCCAGGTTCACGAGGCGGCCCGGCTCGACACCGTCGAGACTGGTGCGCTTCACCGTCTCGCCCACCACGTCCACGGTGAACTCGTCGCCCACCACGTCCACCACGGTGAGACACACCCCGTTCACCGCGATCGAGTCGCCGTGCTTGGCGTCCTTCGTCACCACGGGCCCGCGCAGCGCGAGCCGCATGGCCGCATCCCGCGGTTCGACCCGCGTGACCTCGCCCAGCTCTTCGACAATCCCGGTGAACACCTAGTCGCCTCCCTCGCCTGTGAGCGGAACGGCGGAGATTCGCACGTCCTCACCGCTCATGGTGGCCTCTTCCACCCGCCAGCGGTGTGCTTCGGTGATGGTTGACACTCCCGCATCCCGCAGTGCCACGGGCCCCGCCCCCAGCAGGGCGGGGGCGACGTACGCGAGGATGCGATCGACCATGCCACCGGCGACGAATGCTCCCGCCACCGTCGGTCCGCCCTCCAGCAGCACATCGACGACGCCGCGCTCGGCGAGCCCGGCCAGCACCTCACCGGGGTCGTGAGTGGCGAACACCACCGTCTCCGCCGCGCTGTCCAACACGCGCGCGTCGCGAGGTATGCCGCGTGTGCCCACCACCACACGGAGCGGCTGACGGTCGGCGAGTGTCCCGTCCTTCGCGCGCACCGTCAGCCACGGGTCGTCGGCGAGCACGGTCCCCGTGCCCACCACAACGGCGTCCATCCTGGACCGCAGTGTGTGCACCTCGGCGCGTGAGACGGGGCCCGAGATCCACCGGCTGGTGCCGTCGGCCGCGGCGACCCTGCCGTCGAGGCTCGTCGCGTACTTCCACGTGACGTGGGGTCGTCCGGTGCGCTCGCGGTGCAGCCAGGCCCGCAACGGCCCCGCCGCCACCTGTTCCGCGAGCAGACCGCCCTCGACGTCCACACCCGCCGCCCTCAGGACCCCGGCACCGCCGGAGGCCTCCGGGTGCGGATCGGACACGGCGAACCGCACGGCAGCCACCCCGGCCTCGATCAGCGCCCGCGTGCACGGCGGGGTACGCCCGTGATGCGAGCACGGCTCCAAGGTGACCACGGCGGTGCCGCCCCTGGCCCGATCGCCCGCCTCACGCAGCGCCAGCACCTCGGCGTGCGGGCCGGGTGGCGGCTGCGTGGCTCCCTCGCCGACCCGCCGTCCGTCCGCGTCGAGGATCACGGCCCCGACGGGAGGATTGGGGCTCGTGGTCCCGCGCACCCCCTCACTGAGCGCGAGCGCGGCCTCCATCGCCCGCTCCACGGCCGTGCGGGCACCGGCATGGGGACCAGAGCCTGCCGACGTGTTCACCGCGCGCGGGCCGCCCTCGCCTTGTCCCGCAACGCCGCGACCGCCTTGGCCGGGTCACCGGCGCCGTACACGGCCGATCCCGCGACGAAGCAATCGGCACCCGCCTCGGCGGCCTGCTCGATGGTGTCGGCGTTGATACCGCCGTCGATCTCCACCAGCAACGTCAGATGGCCCGTGTCCACGAGCCTGCGCGCGGTGCGCACCTTGTCGAGGACGTCGGGGATGAACGACTGGCCGCCGAAACCGGGTTCCACCGACATCACCAGCAGCGTGTCGTAGTGCTTGAGGGTGTCGAGATAATCCTCGATCGGCGTGCCCGGTTTGATCGCCAGCCCGGCCTTCGCTCCCGCTGCCCTCAGGTTCTTGGCCAGCATCACCGGGTCGTGCGCGGCTTCGACGTGGACGGTGACGTTGTGGGCGCCCGCCTCCGCGTATCCCGGTGCCCAGCGGTCGGGGTCCTCGATCATGAGGTGGCAGTCCAGCGGGAGACCGGTGTGCTTGCGCAGCGACTCGACGACGGGAAGCCCGATGGTGAGGTTGGGAACGAAATGGTTGTCCATGACATCGACGTGCACCCAGTCGGCCCGGCCGTCACCGGGCCCCGCGACAGCGTCGATCTCCGCCCCGAGCCTGGCGAAATCGGCGGAGAGAATACTGGGAGCGATCATCGGTTCGTGCGCCACTCTCCCGAGTGTAGAGGGGCCCGCCGCGCCCCGACGCGCGCGGACCCCTCCTCGCTCACCCGGTGCTCACCCGGTGCTCACTCGACGGGCCGGTCGCCCGCATCGTCCACCACGGCCGTGGTCACGGAGGAGTGGCTCAGCACCGTGCCCTCGGGGAGGTCGCCGTTGCCCTCGGACAGCACCGTGCGCTCGCCGATGAACTCGCCGGTGTCCGGGTCGATGATGATCTCCTGCCGCTGGGTGCCGTCCTCGATTCCCAGCGCCGTTCCCACCCGTCCGTCCAGAGTGGCCTCCTCCTCGGTGATCTCCAGTCCCGGCACCTTCGTCAGTGCCTCGTAGAGCGCCGCCCTGACTTCCTTGCCGAGAACGCCAGACCGCAAGGCGTCGGCCGCGTAGACGAGCAACTCCGCGTCACCACGCGAGTTCTCGGGCGCGTCGTCACGCAGCCGCTCGTAGAGGGCGCCGGGGTCCTTCGGCAGGCTCGCCTGCCACTCGGGTGTCGGGTTGTGCCAGCCGGCGGGTTCCTCGCACGGCCGCTCGGAGAACCAGTCGCCGCAAGGCGCCTTCCACTCACCGTCGGAGTGCTCGTCGTCGAACGTCAGACCGGCTCGCCTCGCTTCCTCCTCGCTCCCGACGAGCCATTCCCGCTCACCGTCGGGTGTCCTCCTGTGCAGCCACTCGTCGCTCTCCCTGTGCGGCGCCCACGTCTCGTTCACCTGCTCGACACGCCAGAAGATCGACCGGCCGCCGTC comes from Saccharomonospora xinjiangensis XJ-54 and encodes:
- a CDS encoding CU044_5270 family protein; translation: MNSEETGHSVRRVWTESELDEALSNLHDDVTTDEQVLATARAAMLNSAGGQVTDVRQVRRADAAPRQRSMRRWLAAAAVVGVVTAGGLVAGSLSFGGDAPETPRAGAAVAATLERAAERASGADEPAAAEGQYRYVMERVSVVNSGSGDGGRSIFWRVEQVNETWAPHRESDEWLHRRTPDGEREWLVGSEEEARRAGLTFDDEHSDGEWKAPCGDWFSERPCEEPAGWHNPTPEWQASLPKDPGALYERLRDDAPENSRGDAELLVYAADALRSGVLGKEVRAALYEALTKVPGLEITEEEATLDGRVGTALGIEDGTQRQEIIIDPDTGEFIGERTVLSEGNGDLPEGTVLSHSSVTTAVVDDAGDRPVE